Proteins from a genomic interval of Candidatus Kapaibacterium sp.:
- a CDS encoding ParB/Srx family N-terminal domain-containing protein — MGLQLIYLDPHELIDYENNAKIHTDEEIITLANIIKEFGFDVPVVVDENKILIKGHKRKLASIYLEKPLIPVIVRDDMTEEQKKAARIADNKAGESDWNMEKLRAELLDLRDLGVDLTLTGFEDGEINVLLDLDDNFSFDDGTDIEPSDMEHVEGDKDGRSILCEIAFSTKEIAETFLANIGLAEPKIKGYSRLINGDIEIKSDMLQVSE; from the coding sequence ATGGGATTACAACTTATATACTTAGACCCGCATGAACTGATTGATTACGAGAATAACGCAAAAATTCATACTGATGAAGAAATAATCACCTTAGCAAATATAATCAAAGAATTTGGATTTGATGTACCTGTGGTGGTTGATGAAAATAAAATTTTAATTAAAGGGCATAAGCGCAAGTTAGCCTCAATCTACTTAGAAAAGCCTTTAATACCTGTTATTGTACGCGATGATATGACTGAAGAACAGAAGAAAGCGGCTCGAATAGCAGACAACAAAGCAGGCGAATCAGATTGGAATATGGAAAAGTTAAGAGCTGAATTGTTAGACTTAAGGGATTTAGGTGTTGATTTAACTCTGACAGGTTTTGAAGATGGCGAAATTAACGTATTGCTTGACTTGGATGATAATTTCAGTTTCGATGATGGAACTGACATTGAACCAAGTGACATGGAACACGTAGAGGGTGACAAGGACGGTAGAAGCATACTTTGCGAGATTGCATTCAGTACCAAAGAAATTGCAGAAACTTTCTTAGCTAACATCGGACTTGCTGAACCAAAAATCAAAGGCTATTCACGGCTTATCAACGGCGACATAGAAATTAAGTCCGATATGTTACAGGTATCTGAATGA
- a CDS encoding phage head morphogenesis protein: protein MLNKKLLFQLLKSKPEKALKYLLLRGRNLVTADEWLKIRNASHDTAFTVAGIVRADFLQDIFNAVVEMKEQGIPLAQANAMLTEKLQKRGWTGSGNRFKVTLDTNMKVAHSQGFYETLNRRKDTHPYWRWSQIQRNTKRHEHSELDGKVFKVEDAKLFPPVGFGCDCSAVPMTEAEFQKGGYELSTSDKILSDPKLATLKAEREAFDFEPGKVYKPDMGKYSPELRKEVVKAVLNKKKVVKA, encoded by the coding sequence ATGTTAAATAAAAAATTGTTATTTCAACTGTTGAAAAGTAAACCTGAAAAAGCATTAAAGTATTTGTTGCTTAGAGGGCGTAATCTGGTTACTGCCGATGAATGGCTAAAGATTAGAAATGCTTCTCATGATACGGCTTTTACTGTGGCAGGGATTGTAAGAGCAGATTTTCTGCAAGATATTTTCAATGCAGTTGTTGAAATGAAAGAGCAGGGAATTCCGCTTGCTCAGGCGAATGCTATGTTAACTGAAAAGCTACAAAAAAGAGGGTGGACGGGGTCTGGCAATCGCTTTAAGGTTACTCTTGACACAAATATGAAAGTAGCCCATTCACAAGGCTTTTACGAGACTTTAAATCGTCGAAAAGACACTCATCCGTATTGGCGTTGGAGTCAAATTCAACGAAACACTAAACGGCATGAACATAGCGAATTGGACGGCAAAGTGTTTAAGGTAGAAGATGCTAAACTGTTTCCGCCTGTTGGATTTGGTTGTGATTGCTCAGCTGTTCCGATGACAGAAGCTGAGTTTCAAAAAGGTGGTTACGAGCTATCAACATCTGACAAAATATTAAGTGATCCGAAATTAGCTACTCTCAAAGCCGAACGTGAAGCATTTGACTTCGAGCCGGGAAAGGTTTATAAACCTGATATGGGAAAGTATAGCCCTGAGCTAAGGAAAGAAGTTGTAAAGGCTGTTTTAAATAAGAAAAAGGTAGTAAAAGCATGA
- a CDS encoding phage virion morphogenesis protein codes for MSNKSFKDILKAINQRLGRLKPPIDKEILTDVADIIEISIAKNFDMGGRWDGKESDIGLFSGGEKKWAPLADNTKARYKTLGYSQEATLNRNKNLRASIDVFGRSGKVFISVNSPYGAIHQWGGTIDHPGGTEYGYKFKKDMKDRKIQFLKKGRGYKVLGKTGPHKIHIPARPYIVIGEEELYLVLDVLGKKTIDTLSK; via the coding sequence ATGAGCAACAAGTCATTCAAAGATATTCTAAAAGCTATTAATCAACGTTTGGGTCGGTTAAAACCACCGATTGACAAAGAGATATTGACTGATGTTGCCGATATCATCGAAATATCAATAGCCAAAAACTTTGATATGGGTGGACGTTGGGACGGCAAAGAAAGTGATATTGGTCTGTTTTCCGGAGGTGAAAAGAAATGGGCGCCATTGGCAGATAATACCAAAGCACGATATAAAACTTTGGGCTATTCTCAGGAAGCAACATTGAACCGAAACAAGAACCTAAGGGCTTCAATTGACGTTTTTGGTCGAAGTGGTAAAGTGTTTATTTCTGTCAACTCACCGTATGGTGCAATTCATCAATGGGGTGGCACAATAGACCATCCCGGGGGGACTGAATACGGTTACAAATTCAAAAAGGATATGAAAGACCGCAAAATACAGTTCTTGAAAAAGGGACGAGGTTATAAGGTACTTGGCAAAACCGGACCGCACAAAATACACATCCCGGCACGACCTTATATTGTAATCGGTGAAGAAGAGTTATATTTAGTATTGGATGTTCTTGGAAAGAAAACTATTGATACTTTGTCAAAATAA
- the terL gene encoding phage terminase large subunit yields the protein MLHLDKIMQISDVSIRLLAEIFKDDFYSFLRYYWDTIEDSPLVDNWHIKYLCDEIQTAVKRVAEGKPKLYDLCINVPPGSTKSRICSIYLPVWAWTLRPSMRVLTASYSANLAVDFALKSRDILRSDLFRAMYPDLVLRLDRDTKAEYENNHFGVRTATGIYGTITGKHADIIVGDDPISAEEVHSTAKRNKANRVLSQTLPRRKRNNDVTLTILVMQRLHADDPTAQMLKRPNVKHICLPGELTEDVKPAELRSHYVDGLFDPVRMNRIALNDIRDEMGSYGYSAQIKQNPVDPESMIFNPAWWGRFKIAPPLDLVIQVWDTAYEEGENNAYSVCLTGGVNINGFYILDRFKRRLLYPDLLKEAKVQYVKHDPTYIAIEKAASGRSLIQSLKRETKLPIKEVGTMDKVVRAHQQSPKVERGLVFLPDGADWLDDFISEHAEFPGSKFKDQVDTLTIMLQRLEPHFRALQANTNKVSTRQLTNYRQEESIYQGQL from the coding sequence ATGTTGCATCTTGATAAAATAATGCAAATATCAGATGTTTCAATCAGGCTGTTAGCTGAAATCTTCAAAGATGACTTTTACAGCTTCCTACGCTATTATTGGGACACAATCGAAGATTCTCCCTTAGTTGACAATTGGCATATCAAATACCTATGTGATGAAATTCAAACAGCTGTTAAGCGAGTTGCTGAGGGTAAACCGAAGTTGTACGACTTGTGTATTAACGTGCCTCCGGGTTCGACAAAAAGCCGTATTTGTTCAATATACCTGCCTGTATGGGCTTGGACTTTACGCCCATCAATGCGAGTTTTAACAGCAAGTTATTCAGCAAATTTGGCAGTAGATTTTGCTTTGAAGTCTCGTGATATACTTCGTTCGGATTTGTTTCGGGCTATGTACCCTGATTTAGTATTACGCTTGGATAGAGATACTAAAGCAGAATATGAAAACAATCACTTTGGCGTTCGAACAGCAACAGGTATCTATGGCACAATTACAGGTAAGCACGCTGATATAATCGTAGGTGATGACCCTATAAGTGCCGAAGAAGTTCATTCAACTGCAAAGCGAAATAAAGCTAATCGAGTATTATCACAAACCTTGCCACGCCGTAAGCGAAACAATGATGTAACCTTGACAATCTTGGTTATGCAACGTTTACATGCAGATGACCCTACGGCACAGATGTTAAAACGACCGAATGTTAAACATATATGCTTACCCGGAGAGCTAACCGAAGATGTAAAACCCGCTGAATTAAGAAGCCATTATGTTGATGGGTTGTTTGACCCTGTAAGAATGAATCGTATTGCTCTGAATGACATTAGGGATGAAATGGGTAGTTATGGCTATTCGGCGCAAATTAAGCAAAATCCTGTTGACCCGGAAAGCATGATATTCAATCCCGCTTGGTGGGGACGTTTCAAAATTGCACCGCCGTTGGATTTGGTGATACAAGTTTGGGATACTGCATACGAAGAAGGCGAAAACAACGCTTATTCGGTCTGTCTGACAGGTGGAGTAAACATCAACGGCTTTTACATCTTGGATAGATTCAAAAGAAGGCTGTTATATCCTGACTTGTTGAAAGAGGCAAAAGTGCAATATGTTAAACATGACCCTACATATATCGCCATTGAAAAAGCAGCGAGTGGACGGAGTTTAATACAGAGTTTAAAACGTGAAACTAAGCTACCAATCAAAGAAGTTGGAACTATGGATAAGGTGGTTAGAGCGCATCAACAATCGCCTAAAGTTGAAAGAGGCTTAGTGTTTTTACCTGACGGTGCTGATTGGTTAGATGACTTCATATCCGAACATGCTGAGTTTCCGGGTTCTAAATTCAAAGACCAAGTTGATACGCTAACAATCATGCTACAAAGGCTTGAACCTCATTTCAGAGCTTTACAGGCGAATACTAATAAGGTTTCTACCAGACAATTAACAAATTATAGACAAGAAGAATCAATTTATCAAGGGCAATTATAA
- a CDS encoding DUF935 domain-containing protein yields MKFSDIFGKKNLPTKEEAKREPTKTDGMLGVVASVDFVEMAFGELQNPDEVLNKKRLGIDAYYNLLYDSHIRSCVESRKAGNLCLEWDIDRGLEPTKESKFIKALFSKLNLYKVIDEMLDAVLYGFKPMEVYWHEVGTLDVENEVWKGNFLIPSAIIGKPPHWFKFDPDENLVYSKNAQRTVPHSRKFIVVKHGDTGGNPYGRGVLANCFWPWTYKKAVMEFWTRYSEKFGAPYLIGILDKTNPSYAAEDLAASLASLIGGGSGVFTLDDEAGEKIEAINAGSTQSGETYKQLVAFMNAEISKAILSQTLSTEQGDKGTFALGKVHMDVRQEIVESDMRLIEQTFNTLIQWLIDYNFENVERMPYFGMYEEDDVNLALAERDSKLLSTGKIVFTKEHYKKYGLKEDEFYIPEEPKAPEIKQETPAFNEHDEQAEELGVIGEEMLKVVSEVFEGTNSYEEVESKLFKLYPDLENDKLVKMLEHLLFVSEGLGRVEGGGNVK; encoded by the coding sequence ATGAAATTTTCAGATATTTTTGGAAAGAAAAACTTACCAACAAAAGAAGAAGCCAAAAGAGAACCGACAAAAACTGATGGTATGTTGGGTGTTGTTGCAAGTGTTGACTTCGTCGAAATGGCATTTGGCGAATTGCAAAATCCTGATGAAGTATTGAATAAAAAAAGGTTAGGTATTGATGCTTATTACAATCTGCTGTATGATAGCCATATCAGGAGTTGTGTTGAATCTCGAAAAGCGGGTAATCTTTGCTTAGAATGGGATATTGACAGAGGTTTAGAACCAACAAAGGAAAGCAAGTTCATCAAAGCATTGTTCTCTAAGCTAAATCTGTACAAAGTGATTGATGAGATGCTTGATGCTGTTTTGTATGGCTTCAAACCAATGGAAGTATATTGGCATGAAGTCGGAACGTTGGATGTAGAAAATGAGGTTTGGAAAGGGAATTTCCTTATCCCAAGTGCTATTATCGGCAAACCACCACATTGGTTTAAGTTCGACCCTGACGAGAATCTCGTATATTCAAAAAACGCTCAAAGAACTGTACCGCACTCGCGGAAGTTTATTGTTGTTAAACATGGCGATACAGGCGGGAATCCTTACGGTCGGGGAGTGTTAGCTAATTGCTTTTGGCCATGGACTTATAAAAAAGCTGTTATGGAGTTCTGGACGAGATACTCTGAAAAGTTTGGAGCTCCGTACTTGATTGGTATATTGGATAAAACGAATCCGAGTTATGCTGCTGAAGATTTGGCAGCGTCTTTAGCTTCTTTAATCGGTGGTGGTTCTGGAGTATTCACTTTAGATGATGAGGCAGGTGAAAAGATTGAGGCTATTAATGCCGGCAGTACTCAATCGGGTGAAACTTATAAGCAATTAGTAGCTTTTATGAATGCTGAAATCTCCAAAGCGATTCTGTCACAAACGCTAAGTACAGAGCAAGGCGATAAAGGTACATTTGCACTTGGAAAAGTTCATATGGACGTAAGGCAAGAAATTGTTGAAAGTGATATGCGTTTGATTGAACAAACTTTTAATACGCTTATTCAATGGCTAATTGATTATAACTTTGAAAATGTTGAGCGTATGCCATATTTCGGGATGTACGAGGAAGACGATGTAAATTTGGCATTAGCCGAAAGGGATTCGAAATTGCTTAGTACAGGTAAGATTGTTTTCACTAAGGAACATTACAAAAAATACGGTTTGAAAGAAGATGAGTTTTATATTCCGGAAGAACCAAAAGCACCTGAAATTAAGCAAGAAACACCCGCTTTTAACGAACATGATGAGCAAGCTGAGGAATTGGGTGTAATAGGTGAAGAAATGTTAAAAGTTGTTTCTGAAGTGTTTGAGGGGACAAATAGCTATGAAGAAGTTGAAAGTAAGCTGTTTAAATTATATCCTGACTTGGAAAATGATAAATTAGTCAAGATGTTAGAGCATCTGTTATTTGTTAGTGAGGGTTTGGGCAGGGTTGAAGGCGGTGGAAATGTTAAATAA
- a CDS encoding TIGR04255 family protein: MDQICYKKNFITAAIARIDFLNPIDEIDNKLPKAFIDSLKNNFPIAESNPIKTDTFAISHIETKQSTESMIEWKFWNKERNRLIVLTKFSLALSQNYYSTFEEFTYEFETALTSICSVYNNPEIRRFGLRYVNEINISEDKPLKWTNYINKNLIATINFPKEKEKISRTFHNLIMNYDEFELKFNFGMHNADYPAPIKQKNFILDFDATHHGILTRNGVLELLPKFHAKIQDLFEDSILDKLRDKYLNHD; encoded by the coding sequence ATGGACCAAATTTGCTATAAGAAAAATTTCATAACAGCCGCTATTGCAAGAATTGATTTCCTAAACCCGATTGACGAAATTGACAACAAGTTGCCGAAAGCATTTATAGATTCTTTAAAAAACAATTTTCCAATTGCCGAATCAAATCCTATCAAAACAGATACATTTGCTATAAGCCACATTGAAACGAAGCAAAGTACCGAAAGCATGATTGAATGGAAATTTTGGAACAAAGAAAGAAATCGGCTCATTGTTTTGACAAAGTTTTCGCTTGCACTTTCACAAAATTATTATTCAACATTCGAAGAATTCACATATGAATTTGAAACCGCCTTAACGTCAATTTGCAGTGTATATAACAACCCAGAAATTAGAAGATTTGGTTTGAGATATGTGAATGAAATTAATATTTCTGAAGATAAGCCATTGAAATGGACCAACTATATCAACAAAAATTTAATCGCCACTATTAATTTCCCTAAAGAAAAGGAAAAAATAAGTAGGACTTTCCACAATCTTATCATGAATTATGATGAATTTGAATTGAAATTTAATTTCGGCATGCACAATGCGGACTACCCCGCTCCAATTAAGCAGAAAAATTTCATATTAGACTTTGATGCGACACATCACGGCATTTTAACTCGAAACGGTGTTTTGGAATTACTGCCCAAGTTCCATGCTAAAATACAGGATTTATTTGAAGATTCTATTTTAGACAAATTGAGGGATAAATATTTGAATCATGACTAA